In one window of Candidatus Margulisiibacteriota bacterium DNA:
- the folK gene encoding 2-amino-4-hydroxy-6-hydroxymethyldihydropteridine diphosphokinase: MTRAFVSIGSNISPGKNVKSAIGMLSAKEHVVKISTVYRTEPEGHKNQPAYYNCVIEINTEKPPLQLKNSVLKPIEKSLGRERSADKYASRTIDLDLIIYDSLVLVTDKMTLPDPMIVCRSFLAIPLMELSPDLVLPGWNVPIDKVAGKLSQANMEPLKEYTEQVRKEISHA, from the coding sequence ATGACAAGGGCATTCGTAAGTATCGGTTCAAATATCAGTCCGGGTAAAAATGTTAAAAGTGCAATCGGGATGCTCTCAGCCAAGGAACATGTAGTAAAAATCTCTACCGTCTATCGGACAGAACCCGAAGGTCATAAAAACCAGCCCGCCTACTATAATTGCGTAATAGAAATAAATACGGAAAAACCTCCGCTGCAATTAAAAAATTCCGTGCTCAAACCCATCGAAAAAAGTCTGGGAAGAGAAAGAAGTGCTGATAAATATGCCTCCCGTACCATTGATCTTGACTTAATCATATATGACAGTCTTGTCCTAGTAACCGATAAAATGACACTTCCGGATCCAATGATCGTATGTCGGTCGTTCTTAGCAATTCCCTTAATGGAATTATCTCCGGATTTGGTCTTGCCCGGATGGAACGTCCCAATAGATAAAGTAGCCGGGAAATTATCACAAGCAAATATGGAACCTCTAAAAGAATATACAGAACAAGTGAGAAAAGAGATTTCACATGCCTAG
- the folB gene encoding dihydroneopterin aldolase, whose protein sequence is MDKILINDLRTRCIIGVNDKERREKQDVVINIKLSLDLQKAGKSDRFEDTLDYRTLKKAILNNIENSSCYLIEALAESIAGICLANPIVAEVNVLVEKPMALRFARSAGVEIVRKQKAEQ, encoded by the coding sequence ATGGATAAAATATTGATTAATGATCTTCGTACGCGCTGTATCATTGGCGTGAACGACAAAGAACGCCGGGAAAAACAAGATGTCGTAATCAACATAAAACTGTCTCTAGACCTTCAGAAAGCAGGGAAAAGTGACCGCTTCGAAGACACCCTCGATTATCGCACACTCAAGAAAGCAATCCTGAACAACATAGAAAATTCGAGCTGCTATTTAATCGAGGCTCTTGCAGAATCTATCGCCGGAATTTGCTTGGCAAACCCTATAGTGGCAGAAGTCAACGTACTGGTTGAGAAGCCAATGGCGCTACGTTTTGCCCGAAGTGCCGGCGTAGAAATTGTACGAAAGCAAAAGGCAGAACAATGA
- a CDS encoding dehydrogenase translates to MLSGKTALITGAGKRIGRSIALALADERVNIVIHYPKEIEETKELSDRLTERKVKWWLIKADFANLQETETLIRRTADMAGPFDFLINNASIFSRNTLMDMTFENIVQQMQVNAWSPFNLSREFVRIMGKGKIINLLDTKIYSYDWDHTAYILSKNMLLLLTKMTAVSFAPKVSVNGIAPGLILPPAGKDEHFLEKLAETVPLKKHGNPSDIAQAVIYLLKSTYLTGQIISVDGGKHLNG, encoded by the coding sequence ATATTATCAGGTAAAACTGCCTTGATCACAGGCGCCGGGAAACGCATTGGCCGGTCGATAGCTCTAGCACTGGCTGACGAAAGAGTTAACATAGTCATTCATTATCCGAAAGAAATCGAAGAGACGAAAGAACTGAGTGACCGTTTGACAGAGCGCAAAGTAAAATGGTGGCTAATAAAAGCAGATTTCGCGAATTTGCAGGAAACCGAAACCCTAATCCGGAGGACAGCAGATATGGCAGGGCCATTCGATTTCCTTATTAATAACGCTTCGATTTTTTCCCGAAACACTCTTATGGATATGACTTTCGAAAATATAGTTCAGCAAATGCAAGTCAACGCCTGGTCCCCTTTTAATCTCAGCCGGGAGTTCGTCCGCATAATGGGCAAAGGTAAAATAATTAATTTGCTTGATACAAAAATCTACAGTTATGATTGGGACCATACCGCTTATATTTTAAGTAAAAACATGCTCTTACTCCTAACCAAAATGACTGCCGTCAGTTTTGCTCCGAAGGTTTCCGTCAATGGAATTGCCCCCGGGCTTATTCTCCCGCCAGCAGGCAAAGATGAACATTTTCTTGAAAAATTAGCAGAAACCGTCCCTTTAAAAAAACACGGCAATCCTTCTGATATAGCGCAGGCGGTTATCTATCTTCTCAAGAGTACTTACTTAACTGGACAGATAATCAGCGTAGACGGAGGAAAACACCTCAATGGATAA
- a CDS encoding 4a-hydroxytetrahydrobiopterin dehydratase: MKLAEQNCKPYKQGDPALSMNEANRLLKEVPNWSLKEKQLIREFAFKDFNEAIDFVNKIAELAQAQDHHPDICIFYSKVTLSLSTHKVGGLSQNDFILAAKIDLRN, encoded by the coding sequence ATGAAGCTTGCAGAGCAAAATTGTAAACCATATAAACAGGGAGATCCAGCTCTTTCCATGAACGAAGCCAATAGACTCTTGAAAGAAGTCCCGAACTGGTCTCTTAAAGAAAAGCAACTAATCAGGGAATTTGCTTTTAAGGATTTTAATGAAGCAATTGATTTTGTAAACAAAATAGCCGAACTTGCTCAAGCTCAGGACCATCATCCTGATATTTGCATTTTTTACAGCAAAGTAACCCTGTCATTATCCACACATAAAGTTGGAGGGCTTTCACAAAACGATTTCATTTTAGCGGCAAAAATCGATTTGAGGAATTAA
- a CDS encoding NAD(P)/FAD-dependent oxidoreductase, whose protein sequence is MAKTKFLYIIVGAGLAGASAVEGIREYDKKGAILVIGSEKHLPYDRPPLTKKLWFGKKKVEDIFVHDRNFYDQNGVILALGKHVISINTNQKTLTDSEGKEYAYETLLLATGGSPRHLPIPGGDLDGICYYRYLDDYLRTRQEAQQGKSAVVIGGGFIGSEIAAALSINKVAVTMIFPDNYLCSRVFPPSLGQAIQEHYLKREINIFNREKPVRIAKQGDKFITYTDSEKLIESDMVIAGIGIAPEKNLATSANLDFNNGIVVNEYLQTSNPDIYAAGDNALFPYQALKKQMRLEHWDNSIHQGKYAGRNMTGAGEPFTYIPYFFSDLFEFGYEAVGDTNAEFETFADWTKENDTGVIYYLNKGELKGIMLCNVWKKVDEARSLLSQGGKITAEELKGAIRKSPLAA, encoded by the coding sequence ATGGCAAAAACGAAATTCTTATATATCATAGTAGGCGCAGGGCTTGCAGGAGCTTCTGCTGTTGAAGGGATTCGAGAGTATGACAAAAAAGGTGCTATCCTGGTCATAGGTTCTGAAAAACATTTACCTTACGATCGCCCTCCACTTACCAAAAAACTCTGGTTTGGAAAGAAAAAAGTAGAAGACATCTTCGTGCATGACCGTAATTTTTACGACCAGAATGGCGTTATACTGGCTCTGGGGAAACACGTTATTTCAATTAATACAAATCAAAAAACGCTCACAGATAGTGAAGGGAAAGAATATGCTTACGAAACCCTGCTTCTTGCTACCGGAGGAAGTCCCCGTCACCTTCCGATTCCTGGAGGTGATCTTGATGGGATCTGCTACTACCGGTATCTAGATGATTATTTACGAACTAGACAGGAAGCTCAGCAAGGCAAATCGGCAGTGGTAATAGGCGGCGGATTTATCGGCTCAGAAATTGCAGCGGCATTGAGTATAAACAAGGTCGCAGTGACAATGATTTTTCCCGATAATTATCTGTGCAGCAGAGTTTTTCCTCCATCTCTGGGGCAAGCTATACAAGAGCACTATTTAAAACGGGAAATTAACATATTTAACAGGGAAAAACCAGTTAGGATTGCGAAACAAGGTGACAAATTCATTACATACACCGATAGCGAAAAACTTATCGAATCGGATATGGTAATAGCAGGCATTGGTATTGCACCGGAAAAAAACCTGGCAACTTCGGCAAATCTGGATTTTAATAATGGTATTGTTGTAAACGAATATCTGCAGACTTCGAATCCTGATATATATGCAGCGGGAGATAACGCACTATTTCCATATCAGGCGCTAAAAAAACAAATGCGCCTGGAACATTGGGATAATTCAATTCATCAAGGAAAATACGCAGGCCGGAATATGACAGGTGCAGGAGAACCATTTACCTATATACCCTATTTTTTCTCAGACCTTTTTGAATTTGGGTATGAAGCGGTAGGTGATACGAATGCAGAGTTTGAAACGTTCGCCGATTGGACAAAGGAAAATGATACCGGAGTCATTTATTACTTAAATAAGGGTGAGTTAAAAGGCATTATGCTGTGTAATGTATGGAAAAAAGTCGATGAGGCTCGATCACTATTAAGCCAGGGGGGAAAAATAACGGCTGAAGAATTGAAGGGTGCCATTCGGAAATCACCCTTAGCAGCGTAA